The following are encoded together in the Apus apus isolate bApuApu2 chromosome 7, bApuApu2.pri.cur, whole genome shotgun sequence genome:
- the RNASEL gene encoding 2-5A-dependent ribonuclease isoform X2, whose translation MEPTAHSQQEASTPSSVETAEHLALKLHTAVRTRNSENVQELLEKGADVNSKADFGWTPLQSAVQANNLEMVQLLLDKGACPRARKDNGGTAFTEAAMVGNVDILKLLLHYGLDIDDHDNNGFTAFMEAAWYGKEEALKFLYSRGAAVNLRREVSEEKVKLHKGGETALMDACKKGHFSVVQILVQEMGADVNLCDNSDRNALIHALKEDHEKEKESSVSISIGHFLLDQGMDVNSKDEGGRTALILAVELRSLDLVKALLEKGEIDIDDADEEGNTALMVAVEKNDHKIAKFLCEKGARTDVGNLIAVANRKRAPDMACLLQQYKAQVVQETLEAWEPDSKRWRDQLKNLYKMYRPMIGKLKVFQYIQQRIQSTSQGGIYLGLHGGTEVAVKIIQRTEGDKERTFLERCRGCEHLLKLFQAEKARGCMYLCFPLWEKNLEEHLQESEDQMDYRDALGMIFKAVRELHSLGYAYQDLHPSNFLIDLGGKIYLADLDNKRRLIEGEKELVNSDVEALSELVLYVLTGGRKPFQQVSTEDLDANSPDYWEALDLVESLRSHDEQGLEGLSKHPYFWSKQMFNFLKSIWNKIKDYKWEDKIALFDASNSAARFPYAWTKKIDQDVLKVMKNPEKGKPFTYKNRIIDLLRLIRNLDEHPNERISKKIGDYAEYFLTTFPELTIYVHKSLRQNPKYCHLADIQDPSL comes from the exons ATGGAGCCCACAGCTCACAGCCAGCAGGAGGCATCTACCCCTTCCAGCGTGGAGACAGCAGAACACCTTGCCCTCAAGTTACACACTGCTGTGAGAACCAGGAATAGTGAAAatgtgcaggagctgctggagaaaggagcagaTGTGAACTCAAAAGCGGATTTTGGCTGGACACCACTGCAGAGTGCTGTGCAAGCTAACAATCTGGAGATGGTCCAGCTTCTGCTGGACAAGGGTGCTTGTCCACGTGCCAGGAAGGACAATGGTGGCACTGCATTTACTGAGGCAGCAATGGTGGGAAACGTGGATATACTGAAGCTCCTCCTTCATTATGGGCTAGATATTGATGACCATGACAACAACGGCTTCACAGCTTTCATGGAGGCTGCATGGTATGGGAAGGAGGAAGCCTTGAAATTCCTGtacagcagaggagcagctgtgaaTCTGAGGAGGGAAGTTAGTGAGGAGAAGGTGAAACTGCATAAAGGAGGTGAGACAGCATTGATGGATGCCTGTAAGAAGGGCCACTTCTCAGTTGTCCAGATTCTTGTCCAAGAGATGGGGGCTGACGTGAACCTTTGTGACAACAGCGACAGGAACGCCTTGATCCATGCCCTGAAGGAGGATCACGAGAAGGAGAAGGAGTCATCTGTCTCCATCTCCATAGGCCATTTCCTGCTGGACCAGGGCATGGATGTGAACAGCAAAGACGAAGGTGGGAGAACTGCCCTCATCCTGGCTGTTGAATTGCGGAGCCTGGATTTGGTGAAGGCCTTACTGGAGAAGGGTGAAATAGATATTGATGATGCAGACGAGGAAGGCAACACAGCACTGATGGTGGCTGTGGAGAAAAATGATCACAAGATAGCCAAGTTCCTGTGTGAAAAAGGAGCCAGGACTGACGTTGGGAACCTGATTGCTGTTGCAAACAGGAAGCGTGCTCCTGACATGGCGTGTCTTCTCCAACAGTATAAAGCCCAGGTTGTTCAAGAAACCCTTGAAGCCTGGGAGCCGGACAGCAAGCGCTGGAGGGACCAGCTGAAGAATCTTTACAAAATGTATCGCCCTATGATTGGCAAACTGAAGGTATTTCAGTACATCCAGCAGAGAATTCAAAGCACTTCCCAGGGTGGCATCTACCTGGGGCTCCACGGTGGGACGGAGGTAGCAGTGAAAATAATCCAAAGGACAGAGGGTGACAAAGAGAGAACCTTCCTCGAACGATGTCGTGGCTGTGAGCATCTACTGAAGCTCTTCCAGGCTGAGAAGGCAAGAGGCTGCATGTACTTGTGCTTTCCCCTCTGGGAGAAAAACCTTGAAGAACATCTGCAGGAATCAGAAGACCAAATGGATTACAGAGATGCTCTGGGGATGATCTTCAAGGCAGTGAGAGAGCTGCACTCCCTTGGATATGCTTACCAGGATCTGCATCCCAGTAACTTCCTCATAg ATTTAGGTGGCAAAATTTACTTGGCAGACTTGGATAATAAAAGAAGGTTGATTGAAGGTGAAAAAGAACTTGTCAACTCAGATGTAGAG GCCCTCAGCGAGCTCGTGCTGTATGTTTTAACAGGGGGTAGGAAACCCTTTCAGCAAGTCAGTACCGAGGATTTGGATGCTAATTCCCCAGATTACTGGGAGGCCCTGGACCTTGTAGAAAGCCTGAGGTCTCATGATGAGCAAGGCTTGGAAGGCTTGAGTAAACATCCCTATTTCTGGAGCAAGCAGAT GTTCAACTTCCTGAAGAGTATATGGAATAAAATCAAAGATTACAAATGGGAAGACAAAATTGCTTTATTTGATGCTTCTAATTCTGCTGCACGTTTTCCTTACGCATGGACCAAGAAG ATTGATCAAGATGTTCTGAAGGTCATGAAAAATCCCGAGAAAGGAAAACCATTCACATATAAAAACAGGATCATTGACCTACTGAGGCTCATAAGAAACCTGGATGAACACCCAAATGAGAG aATCAGCAAGAAAATAGGAGACTACGCTGAGTATTTCTTGACGACTTTTCCAGAACTTACCATTTACGTCCACAAGAGTTTACGCCAGAATCCCAAATACTGTCACCTTGCAGACATCCAGGACCCTTCTCTGTAG
- the RGS16 gene encoding regulator of G-protein signaling 16 isoform X1, with the protein MSCWVPGCPALSMCRGLATLPITCLERAKDLKTRLGILLRTPELRHKIGTSSKLQLGSRRRDSSREVLEWRESFDQLLKSKSGVTAFHTFLKTEFSEENLDFWLACEDFKKTRSKTKLASKANRIFEEFVQNEAPREVNIDHETRELTRKNLTGATSACFNEAQAKTRTLMEKDSYPRFLKSASYQDMTKQATSRGISKRSHT; encoded by the exons ATGAGTTGCTGGGTGCCTGGGTGCCCGGCTCTCAGCATGTGCCGGGGCTTAGCCACGCTCCCCATCACTTGCCTGGAAAG AGCCAAGGATCTGAAGACCCGCTTAGGGATCCTGCTTCGTACCCCAGAGCTGAGACACAAGATCGGGACCTCCAGCAAGTTGCAGCTGGGTTCCAGGAGGAG AGACTCCTCACGAGAGGTACTGGAATGGAGGGAGTCCTTCGACCAGCTCCTCAAGAGTAAAA gtGGGGTGACCGCCTTCCACACCTTCTTGAAGACAGAGTTCAGTGAGGAGAACCTGGACTTCTGGCTGGCCTGCGAGGACTTCAAAAAAACCAGGTCAAAAACCAAGCTGGCCTCCAAGGCCAACAGGATCTTTGAGGAGTTTGTCCAAAACGAGGCACCCAGGGAG GTGAACATAGACCACGAAACCAGGGAGCTCACCCGGAAGAACCTGACGGGAGCCACCTCCGCCTGCTTCAACGAAGCCCAAGCCAAGACCCGCACCCTGATGGAGAAGGACTCCTACCCCCGGTTCCTCAAGTCTGCCTCCTACCAGGACATGACCAAGCAGGCCACCAGCCGTGGCATCAGCAAGCGGTCCCATACCTGA
- the RGS16 gene encoding regulator of G-protein signaling 16 isoform X2, which translates to MELRSGEASGKAKEREKGKRAHRDSSREVLEWRESFDQLLKSKSGVTAFHTFLKTEFSEENLDFWLACEDFKKTRSKTKLASKANRIFEEFVQNEAPREVNIDHETRELTRKNLTGATSACFNEAQAKTRTLMEKDSYPRFLKSASYQDMTKQATSRGISKRSHT; encoded by the exons ATGGAGCTGAGGTCTGGCGAGGCATCGGGGAAGGccaaagaaagggagaaaggaaagagagccCACAG AGACTCCTCACGAGAGGTACTGGAATGGAGGGAGTCCTTCGACCAGCTCCTCAAGAGTAAAA gtGGGGTGACCGCCTTCCACACCTTCTTGAAGACAGAGTTCAGTGAGGAGAACCTGGACTTCTGGCTGGCCTGCGAGGACTTCAAAAAAACCAGGTCAAAAACCAAGCTGGCCTCCAAGGCCAACAGGATCTTTGAGGAGTTTGTCCAAAACGAGGCACCCAGGGAG GTGAACATAGACCACGAAACCAGGGAGCTCACCCGGAAGAACCTGACGGGAGCCACCTCCGCCTGCTTCAACGAAGCCCAAGCCAAGACCCGCACCCTGATGGAGAAGGACTCCTACCCCCGGTTCCTCAAGTCTGCCTCCTACCAGGACATGACCAAGCAGGCCACCAGCCGTGGCATCAGCAAGCGGTCCCATACCTGA
- the RGSL1 gene encoding regulator of G-protein signaling protein-like codes for MGQWVPTAAATIASTEMGLLLRDDVFVDFFNTFLSLPVFGQTPFYISSMGRWDLWPELPSCLDSSPTALLAWLEKHRLPHFCKSSLCLHLVLCQKLLGFIRSGEAAKVLNWQSADRWLLEKCIRGSHGMWRFRAFVQGMAGEELTDFWLTTERLLGLNESDTRQRDLYLSLVHKLKATHLREGSSVVTLCRSTAGRRRKSRHIQSISTRREMLSKMQEKALFMIQSYWLPKFFIHCKLGMEEEKSCQPLLQEYRERLLQDNLQEPLDFSENLLTMHVKRSQGLSVPYCSLKAKERIWTVVKPRRDSQEVEIPSFPAQAEGQLRPAGSTKDKNALGSIPQQSERSVNAAFGGKGQETSPERPTPKAGQVHHLEDLCEEEVLSDLSSSASGVQLKKPVQTLSFLPWALSAETCAGRPFRDFLECHNRSMEAHLLDLWNDLEEFLPVVLDSSRENSFFLRHLIGEKICKTYLEEDTIRQLPLQTKTLRSLRIHLMSAEFSPWIYTAQKEICKVLCCVYQEFLADDDRTFLQFMSLQGEVPMLKVQGQAVQKHERFLPSQRMNESLKLSQALHGTRNFESLSSKHWKLIGKQDLWNEDFTQADVKHLPRSTDSQKRMKNELALSRQHKKNELLHLKSPSFGLPNPFADSAVSITDLLLGYSLASWVKPPLEAETSSFGYMAAKLSGRHFVKVLHNPSHLQFFKQFLKERNADEPLHFWVEVEKLAKETNPKLKNFLVDSIVRKYFHAKIPAEQQLDCHSSIIKEIKEAKVVSPLMLMTAQILVQKEMEKRWFKEYQDLFPPGDTTNSNLLLRRGMGHFMTGKMRWAWYAIQGIIRSISKFRREMDNQKRRVEFEDFLWRELRNEEENLPISSMCRDTASASTSANKEKGLVKRHLFNSQLIIVNFLVNDLHFYLEIDKFSRLADSVEALAECRMPSDKEVAFLKKKAAIISKLFLNSDIPPKLRVNITEEERDLIWSLSSKGLLSRALYHRAKIIIFPIVIHFWRRFCTWKVMRTFPVFKKKRAPISTPSRKPSEPHELYSSSNHTIIVFTLLKGVQVLLPRSNKKMNPLEEKKGESRSSSRSSSRSSSRSSNRRLVSPYPTTTLNILLPTAGDATSGCSFTEFVLLQETFTWPHGEKDHENPGNNLKPLSRSRFHSQKSPELGLLVLTTIFKLEKR; via the exons CAACCATTGCCTCCACAGAAATGGGGCTTCTCCTGAGAGATGATGTTTTTGTTGACTTTTTCAACACGTTTCTGAGTCTTCCT GTTTTTGGCCAGACACCCTTTTACATCAGCAGCATGGGCCGGTGGGACCTCTGGCCAGAGCTGCCAAGCTGCCTG GattccagccccacagctctcCTGGCGTGGCTGGAAAAGCACCGCCTGCCACACTTCTGCAAATCAAGCCTGTGCCTCCACCTCGTCCTCTGCCAGAAGCTCCTGGGTTTCATTCGGTCGGGGGAAGCAG CAAAAGTGCTGAACTGGCAAAGCGCTGACCGGTGGCTGCTGGAGAAGTGCATCCGCGGGAGCCACGGCATGTGGCGTTTCCGGGCCTTCGTCCAAGGAATGGCAG GGGAAGAATTGACAGACTTCTGGCTCACCACCGAAAGGCTCCTGGGGCTCAACGAGTCGGATACAAGGCAAAGGGACCTCTACCTGTCCTTGGTCCACAAGCTGAAAGCCACTCACCTGCGCGAAGGCTCCAGCGTTGTCACCCTctgcaggagcactgctg GGCGGCGGCGAAAATCCAGGCACATTCAGTCCATCAGCACCAGGAGGGAGATGCTAAGCAAGATGCAGGAAAAGGCCTTGTTTATGATTCAGAGTTACTGGCTCCCTAAATTTTTCATCCACTGCAAGTTGGgcatggaagaagagaaatcatgccagcctctgctgcaggaatATCGGGAACGTTTATTACAGGACAACCTGCAGGAGCCCTTAGACTTTTCAGAGAACCTCTTGACAATGCATGTTAAAAGGAGTCAGGGTTTGTCAGTGCCCTACTGCAGCCTAAAGGCCAAAGAGAGGATCTGGACTGTGGTCAAGCCCAGAAGAGACAGCCAAGAAGTGGAGATACCCAGTTTTCCAGCGCAAGCAGAAGGGCAGCTGCGGCCAGCTGGGAGCACAAAGGATAAGAACGCTTTGGGATCGATTCCTCAGCAGTCAGAGCGTTCTGTAAACGCTGCCTTTGGAGGCAAAGGACAAGAAACCTCTCCCGAAAGACCTACACCCAAGGCAGGGCAGGTCCATCATCTGGAAGACCTCTGTGAAGAGGAAGTCCTCTCTGACCTGAGTTCCTCTGCCTCTGGCGTCCAGCTGAAGAAGCCAGTCCAGACTTTGAGTTTCCTTCCCTGGGCCCTTAGTGCTGAGACCTGTGCGGGACGGCCCTTCAGGGACTTCTTGGAGTGCCACAACCGGTCTATGGAGGCTCATCTCCTGGACCTGTGGAATGACCTGGAGGAATTTCTGCCAGTGGTGCTGGAttccagcagagaaaacagtttcttcctGCGTCATTTGATCGGGGAAAAGATATGCAAGACCTACCTGGAGGAGGACACCATCCGGCAGCTTCCTTTGCAGACCAAGACTCTCAGGAGCTTGAGGATCCATCTGATGTCTGCAGAATTCTCCCCCTGGATATACACAGCCCAGAAGGAGATTTGCAAG GTGCTCTGCTGCGTGTACCAGGAGTTTCTGGCTGATGATGACAGGACCTTCCTCCAGTTTATG TCTCTGCAGGGTGAGGTCCCCATGCTCAAGGTGCAAGGCCAAGCTGTTCAGAAACATGAACgtttcctcccctcccagcgGATGAACGAGTCCTTGAAGCTGAGCCAGGCCTTGCATGGCACGAGGAACTTTGAAAGTCTCTCCTCCAAGCACTGGAAGTTAATTGGCAAGCAGGACCTCTGGAATGAAGACTTCACCCAGGCAGATGTGAAACATCTCCCACGCAGCACTG ACTCCCAGAAGAGGATGAAAAATGAGCTGGCTCTGAGTCGCCAACACAAGAAAAATGAGCTTCTGCATCTCAAAAGCCCATCATTTG ggctgcccaaTCCATTTGCAGATTCTGCAGTCTCCATCACAGACCTTCTCCTTGGCTATTCCTTGGCTTCCTGGGTGAAGCCTCCTCTTGAGGCTGAGACCAGTTCCTTTGGATACATGGCAGCAAAGCTGTCAGGCAG GCACTTTGTGAAAGTACTGCACAACCCTTCCCACCTGCAGTTCTTCAAGCAGTTCCTCAAGGAGCGCAACGCAGACGAACCACTGCATTTCTGGGTGGAGGTGGAGAAGTTAGCCAAAGAGACCAACCCCAAGTTGAAGAACTTCCTCGTTGACAGCATTGTCAGGAAGTATTTCCATGCCAAAATCCCAGCTG aacagcagctggaCTGCCACTCTTCTATCATCAAAGAAATAAAGGAGGCCAAAGTAGTCAGCCCGCTCATGTTGATGACAGCACAGATCTTGGtccagaaagaaatggaaaaacgATG GTTTAAAGAGTACCAGGACCTGTTCCCCCCTGGAGATACAACTAACTCTAACCTCCTTTTGCGGCGTGGGATGGGGCACTTCATGACAGGCAAGATG AGGTGGGCCTGGTATGCCATTCAGGGCATCATCAGGAGCATCTCCAAGTTCCGGAGGGAGATGGACAATCAGAAACGCCGTGTGGAGTTCGAGGACTTTCTCTGGCGGGAACTGCGAAACGAGGAGGAAA ACTTGCCTATCAGCTCGatgtgcagggacacagccTCTGCCAGCACCTCAGCAAACAAGGAGAAGGGCCTAGTGAAACGTCACCTCTTTAACAGCCAGCTCATCATCGTCAACTTCCTCGTCAACGACCTCCACTTTTATCTGGAGATCGACAA GTTCTCCAGGCTGGCTGATTCGGTTGAGGCTCTGGCAGAGTGCAGGATGCCATCAGATAAGGAAGTTGCCTTCCTCAAAAAGAAAGCTGCCATCATCAGCAAACTCTTCCTGAACTCTGATATCCCCCCCAAATTGCGG GTAAACATCACTGAAGAAGAGAGAGATTTAATCTGGAGTTTATCTTCCAAGGGGCTACTGAGTCGTGCCCTTTACCATAGGGCCAAGATCATCATCTTCCCTATTGTGATACACTTCTGGAGAAG GTTCTGCACTTGGAAGGTGATGAGGACCtttccagtcttcaagaagaAGAGAGCACCAATCTCTACACCCAGTAGGAAACCCTCTGAACCACATGAACTCTACAGTTCAA GCAATCACACCATCATTGTCTTCACACTCTTGAAAGGtgtccaggtcctgctgccacGGTCCAACAAGAAAATGAACccactggaggaaaaaaaaggtga AAGTAGAAGTAGTAGTAGAAGTAGTAGTAGAAGTAGTAGTAGAAGTAGTAATAGAA GACTCGTGTCTCCGTACCCGACCACCACGTTGAACATCCTGCTTCCCACAGCAGGTGATGCCACCTCTGGATGCAGTTTCACAGAGTTTGTGTTGCTTCAGGAGACCTTCACTTGGCCCCATGGGGAGAAAGACCATGAAAATCCAGGGAACAATCTCAAGCCACTCTCAAGGTCCCGTTTTCATTCACAGAAAtccccagagctggggctgctggtgttAACCACCATTTTCAAGCTGGAGAAGAGATGA
- the RNASEL gene encoding 2-5A-dependent ribonuclease isoform X3, translating to MEPTAHSQQEASTPSSVETAEHLALKLHTAVRTRNSENVQELLEKGADVNSKADFGWTPLQSAVQANNLEMVQLLLDKGACPRARKDNGGTAFTEAAMVGNVDILKLLLHYGLDIDDHDNNGFTAFMEAAWYGKEEALKFLYSRGAAVNLRREVSEEKVKLHKGGETALMDACKKGHFSVVQILVQEMGADVNLCDNSDRNALIHALKEDHEKEKESSVSISIGHFLLDQGMDVNSKDEGGRTALILAVELRSLDLVKALLEKGEIDIDDADEEGNTALMVAVEKNDHKIAKFLCEKGARTDVGNLIAVANRKRAPDMACLLQQYKAQVVQETLEAWEPDSKRWRDQLKNLYKMYRPMIGKLKVFQYIQQRIQSTSQGGIYLGLHGGTEVAVKIIQRTEGDKERTFLERCRGCEHLLKLFQAEKARGCMYLCFPLWEKNLEEHLQESEDQMDYRDALGMIFKAVRELHSLGYAYQDLHPSNFLIDLGGKIYLADLDNKRRLIEGEKELVNSDVEIDQDVLKVMKNPEKGKPFTYKNRIIDLLRLIRNLDEHPNERISKKIGDYAEYFLTTFPELTIYVHKSLRQNPKYCHLADIQDPSL from the exons ATGGAGCCCACAGCTCACAGCCAGCAGGAGGCATCTACCCCTTCCAGCGTGGAGACAGCAGAACACCTTGCCCTCAAGTTACACACTGCTGTGAGAACCAGGAATAGTGAAAatgtgcaggagctgctggagaaaggagcagaTGTGAACTCAAAAGCGGATTTTGGCTGGACACCACTGCAGAGTGCTGTGCAAGCTAACAATCTGGAGATGGTCCAGCTTCTGCTGGACAAGGGTGCTTGTCCACGTGCCAGGAAGGACAATGGTGGCACTGCATTTACTGAGGCAGCAATGGTGGGAAACGTGGATATACTGAAGCTCCTCCTTCATTATGGGCTAGATATTGATGACCATGACAACAACGGCTTCACAGCTTTCATGGAGGCTGCATGGTATGGGAAGGAGGAAGCCTTGAAATTCCTGtacagcagaggagcagctgtgaaTCTGAGGAGGGAAGTTAGTGAGGAGAAGGTGAAACTGCATAAAGGAGGTGAGACAGCATTGATGGATGCCTGTAAGAAGGGCCACTTCTCAGTTGTCCAGATTCTTGTCCAAGAGATGGGGGCTGACGTGAACCTTTGTGACAACAGCGACAGGAACGCCTTGATCCATGCCCTGAAGGAGGATCACGAGAAGGAGAAGGAGTCATCTGTCTCCATCTCCATAGGCCATTTCCTGCTGGACCAGGGCATGGATGTGAACAGCAAAGACGAAGGTGGGAGAACTGCCCTCATCCTGGCTGTTGAATTGCGGAGCCTGGATTTGGTGAAGGCCTTACTGGAGAAGGGTGAAATAGATATTGATGATGCAGACGAGGAAGGCAACACAGCACTGATGGTGGCTGTGGAGAAAAATGATCACAAGATAGCCAAGTTCCTGTGTGAAAAAGGAGCCAGGACTGACGTTGGGAACCTGATTGCTGTTGCAAACAGGAAGCGTGCTCCTGACATGGCGTGTCTTCTCCAACAGTATAAAGCCCAGGTTGTTCAAGAAACCCTTGAAGCCTGGGAGCCGGACAGCAAGCGCTGGAGGGACCAGCTGAAGAATCTTTACAAAATGTATCGCCCTATGATTGGCAAACTGAAGGTATTTCAGTACATCCAGCAGAGAATTCAAAGCACTTCCCAGGGTGGCATCTACCTGGGGCTCCACGGTGGGACGGAGGTAGCAGTGAAAATAATCCAAAGGACAGAGGGTGACAAAGAGAGAACCTTCCTCGAACGATGTCGTGGCTGTGAGCATCTACTGAAGCTCTTCCAGGCTGAGAAGGCAAGAGGCTGCATGTACTTGTGCTTTCCCCTCTGGGAGAAAAACCTTGAAGAACATCTGCAGGAATCAGAAGACCAAATGGATTACAGAGATGCTCTGGGGATGATCTTCAAGGCAGTGAGAGAGCTGCACTCCCTTGGATATGCTTACCAGGATCTGCATCCCAGTAACTTCCTCATAg ATTTAGGTGGCAAAATTTACTTGGCAGACTTGGATAATAAAAGAAGGTTGATTGAAGGTGAAAAAGAACTTGTCAACTCAGATGTAGAG ATTGATCAAGATGTTCTGAAGGTCATGAAAAATCCCGAGAAAGGAAAACCATTCACATATAAAAACAGGATCATTGACCTACTGAGGCTCATAAGAAACCTGGATGAACACCCAAATGAGAG aATCAGCAAGAAAATAGGAGACTACGCTGAGTATTTCTTGACGACTTTTCCAGAACTTACCATTTACGTCCACAAGAGTTTACGCCAGAATCCCAAATACTGTCACCTTGCAGACATCCAGGACCCTTCTCTGTAG
- the RNASEL gene encoding 2-5A-dependent ribonuclease isoform X1, translating to MEPTAHSQQEASTPSSVETAEHLALKLHTAVRTRNSENVQELLEKGADVNSKADFGWTPLQSAVQANNLEMVQLLLDKGACPRARKDNGGTAFTEAAMVGNVDILKLLLHYGLDIDDHDNNGFTAFMEAAWYGKEEALKFLYSRGAAVNLRREVSEEKVKLHKGGETALMDACKKGHFSVVQILVQEMGADVNLCDNSDRNALIHALKEDHEKEKESSVSISIGHFLLDQGMDVNSKDEGGRTALILAVELRSLDLVKALLEKGEIDIDDADEEGNTALMVAVEKNDHKIAKFLCEKGARTDVGNLIAVANRKRAPDMACLLQQYKAQVVQETLEAWEPDSKRWRDQLKNLYKMYRPMIGKLKVFQYIQQRIQSTSQGGIYLGLHGGTEVAVKIIQRTEGDKERTFLERCRGCEHLLKLFQAEKARGCMYLCFPLWEKNLEEHLQESEDQMDYRDALGMIFKAVRELHSLGYAYQDLHPSNFLIDLGGKIYLADLDNKRRLIEGEKELVNSDVEALSELVLYVLTGGRKPFQQVSTEDLDANSPDYWEALDLVESLRSHDEQGLEGLSKHPYFWSKQIRFNFLKSIWNKIKDYKWEDKIALFDASNSAARFPYAWTKKIDQDVLKVMKNPEKGKPFTYKNRIIDLLRLIRNLDEHPNERISKKIGDYAEYFLTTFPELTIYVHKSLRQNPKYCHLADIQDPSL from the exons ATGGAGCCCACAGCTCACAGCCAGCAGGAGGCATCTACCCCTTCCAGCGTGGAGACAGCAGAACACCTTGCCCTCAAGTTACACACTGCTGTGAGAACCAGGAATAGTGAAAatgtgcaggagctgctggagaaaggagcagaTGTGAACTCAAAAGCGGATTTTGGCTGGACACCACTGCAGAGTGCTGTGCAAGCTAACAATCTGGAGATGGTCCAGCTTCTGCTGGACAAGGGTGCTTGTCCACGTGCCAGGAAGGACAATGGTGGCACTGCATTTACTGAGGCAGCAATGGTGGGAAACGTGGATATACTGAAGCTCCTCCTTCATTATGGGCTAGATATTGATGACCATGACAACAACGGCTTCACAGCTTTCATGGAGGCTGCATGGTATGGGAAGGAGGAAGCCTTGAAATTCCTGtacagcagaggagcagctgtgaaTCTGAGGAGGGAAGTTAGTGAGGAGAAGGTGAAACTGCATAAAGGAGGTGAGACAGCATTGATGGATGCCTGTAAGAAGGGCCACTTCTCAGTTGTCCAGATTCTTGTCCAAGAGATGGGGGCTGACGTGAACCTTTGTGACAACAGCGACAGGAACGCCTTGATCCATGCCCTGAAGGAGGATCACGAGAAGGAGAAGGAGTCATCTGTCTCCATCTCCATAGGCCATTTCCTGCTGGACCAGGGCATGGATGTGAACAGCAAAGACGAAGGTGGGAGAACTGCCCTCATCCTGGCTGTTGAATTGCGGAGCCTGGATTTGGTGAAGGCCTTACTGGAGAAGGGTGAAATAGATATTGATGATGCAGACGAGGAAGGCAACACAGCACTGATGGTGGCTGTGGAGAAAAATGATCACAAGATAGCCAAGTTCCTGTGTGAAAAAGGAGCCAGGACTGACGTTGGGAACCTGATTGCTGTTGCAAACAGGAAGCGTGCTCCTGACATGGCGTGTCTTCTCCAACAGTATAAAGCCCAGGTTGTTCAAGAAACCCTTGAAGCCTGGGAGCCGGACAGCAAGCGCTGGAGGGACCAGCTGAAGAATCTTTACAAAATGTATCGCCCTATGATTGGCAAACTGAAGGTATTTCAGTACATCCAGCAGAGAATTCAAAGCACTTCCCAGGGTGGCATCTACCTGGGGCTCCACGGTGGGACGGAGGTAGCAGTGAAAATAATCCAAAGGACAGAGGGTGACAAAGAGAGAACCTTCCTCGAACGATGTCGTGGCTGTGAGCATCTACTGAAGCTCTTCCAGGCTGAGAAGGCAAGAGGCTGCATGTACTTGTGCTTTCCCCTCTGGGAGAAAAACCTTGAAGAACATCTGCAGGAATCAGAAGACCAAATGGATTACAGAGATGCTCTGGGGATGATCTTCAAGGCAGTGAGAGAGCTGCACTCCCTTGGATATGCTTACCAGGATCTGCATCCCAGTAACTTCCTCATAg ATTTAGGTGGCAAAATTTACTTGGCAGACTTGGATAATAAAAGAAGGTTGATTGAAGGTGAAAAAGAACTTGTCAACTCAGATGTAGAG GCCCTCAGCGAGCTCGTGCTGTATGTTTTAACAGGGGGTAGGAAACCCTTTCAGCAAGTCAGTACCGAGGATTTGGATGCTAATTCCCCAGATTACTGGGAGGCCCTGGACCTTGTAGAAAGCCTGAGGTCTCATGATGAGCAAGGCTTGGAAGGCTTGAGTAAACATCCCTATTTCTGGAGCAAGCAGAT CAGGTTCAACTTCCTGAAGAGTATATGGAATAAAATCAAAGATTACAAATGGGAAGACAAAATTGCTTTATTTGATGCTTCTAATTCTGCTGCACGTTTTCCTTACGCATGGACCAAGAAG ATTGATCAAGATGTTCTGAAGGTCATGAAAAATCCCGAGAAAGGAAAACCATTCACATATAAAAACAGGATCATTGACCTACTGAGGCTCATAAGAAACCTGGATGAACACCCAAATGAGAG aATCAGCAAGAAAATAGGAGACTACGCTGAGTATTTCTTGACGACTTTTCCAGAACTTACCATTTACGTCCACAAGAGTTTACGCCAGAATCCCAAATACTGTCACCTTGCAGACATCCAGGACCCTTCTCTGTAG